A stretch of the Dechloromonas sp. TW-R-39-2 genome encodes the following:
- a CDS encoding DUF2063 domain-containing protein, whose product MSTPDFQTFQRALGRHLRDPRRSPRPAGIPARRMAIYNELLFTNICGFLDQCFPVCRATLGEQRWRRLNRNFFRDWPSHTPWFREIPQEFVRYLQAAEIRQPLPAWFTELAHYEWVELAVDIMDRPIPPHDPAGNLLIGQPLLNPTLMNLDYQWPVHLIGPNYRPRKIQPSQLLVFRDREDKVRFVASTPVTSRLLKLVGERGLNGRAACLHIASELHHPAPEALVSHGHAMLSQLREQGIILGTKS is encoded by the coding sequence ATGAGCACACCTGACTTTCAAACGTTCCAGCGCGCCCTCGGCCGCCATCTGCGCGACCCGCGGCGCAGCCCGCGCCCGGCCGGCATCCCGGCCCGCCGGATGGCGATCTACAACGAGTTGCTGTTCACCAATATCTGCGGCTTTCTTGATCAATGTTTTCCTGTATGTCGCGCCACGCTCGGCGAACAACGCTGGCGCCGCCTGAACCGCAACTTCTTCCGCGACTGGCCCAGCCATACCCCCTGGTTTCGAGAAATTCCGCAGGAATTTGTCCGCTATCTGCAAGCAGCAGAAATTCGCCAGCCGCTTCCGGCGTGGTTCACCGAGCTGGCCCATTACGAATGGGTGGAGCTTGCGGTCGACATCATGGATCGCCCGATTCCGCCGCACGATCCGGCCGGCAATCTGCTGATCGGCCAGCCGCTGCTCAATCCGACGCTGATGAACCTGGATTACCAGTGGCCGGTGCACCTGATCGGCCCGAACTACAGGCCGCGCAAGATCCAACCCAGCCAGTTGCTGGTTTTTCGCGACCGAGAGGACAAGGTCCGGTTTGTCGCCAGCACCCCGGTCACCTCGCGCCTGCTCAAGCTGGTTGGCGAGCGCGGACTGAACGGTCGTGCCGCCTGCCTGCACATTGCCTCAGAGTTGCACCATCCGGCCCCCGAAGCATTGGTCAGCCACGGCC